One Paenibacillus riograndensis SBR5 DNA segment encodes these proteins:
- a CDS encoding DUF4386 domain-containing protein, producing the protein MVIKTNRRTAIQLGLLLISSMIFGVFSSVPALERSDYFEQLPNLEKHVLTAAFFQTAMAVAYVAITVLFYSLLKTYSERFVTGFVAFKLIGAGFLFLGIGFLPLLLEISQSAVSATPVNAVIFEWNAEWLRQGRDFVNHIGMILPWSIGSLILYYCLYTTRRIPRWLAVWGMIGSICTVAATLILLSDGISITTSAYMLLNAPTAFGELILALFLMIKGFNVDDKELRGAANNA; encoded by the coding sequence TTGGTTATTAAAACAAATAGACGAACGGCGATCCAGTTGGGACTGCTTCTTATAAGCAGCATGATATTTGGTGTGTTTAGCTCTGTGCCTGCATTAGAACGTTCCGATTATTTCGAACAGTTGCCAAATCTCGAAAAGCATGTGTTGACAGCGGCTTTTTTTCAAACGGCAATGGCCGTAGCATATGTTGCTATAACCGTATTGTTTTATTCCCTTCTAAAGACTTACAGCGAGCGATTCGTAACAGGATTTGTCGCTTTCAAATTAATAGGTGCAGGTTTTCTTTTCCTCGGAATCGGTTTTCTCCCTCTTTTATTGGAAATCAGCCAAAGTGCAGTATCGGCCACTCCTGTAAACGCAGTTATCTTTGAATGGAATGCAGAATGGCTTCGGCAGGGCCGGGATTTCGTTAATCATATTGGCATGATCTTGCCATGGAGTATCGGCAGTTTAATTCTGTATTATTGCCTATATACAACTCGACGGATTCCAAGATGGCTGGCGGTATGGGGGATGATAGGTTCCATCTGTACAGTTGCCGCTACGTTGATTCTATTATCGGACGGGATTTCGATCACAACTTCGGCCTATATGCTCTTAAATGCACCAACGGCTTTTGGCGAATTGATTCTGGCTTTATTTCTAATGATAAAAGGATTTAACGTTGACGATAAAGAGCTGAGGGGAGCAGCGAATAACGCATGA
- a CDS encoding serine hydrolase domain-containing protein, giving the protein MKIIRRKGTIAAVGIILLIVIITTIACWHGIGTLFASGKYDNEQNMVETIMDKTATPGVAIVSSKQGKAEFKVYGYADVDQKKQVTEESLFELGSTTKAFTALAIILLQEEGALAYSDYISDYLPWFAPTYKGEKTKISINQLLVHTSGIPSWSIRLIPEGSTEEMLGTTIHKISGITLDTYPGTEHQYATVNYDILAMIIEQVTGISYQDYVTQHILVPLGMTDSYFSSGQEKKPDQLTQGYRVFFGKSLAYNAPRYYGNIAAGYLVTNIKDLEHWINAQMGISDVPDNLKNAIQQSHEVDIRAAGYEAKNQYYSFGWSNDRVNRVISHSGSNPNYSSQVIIDLERQEAVFVLANLNSTAPSLIAKNKYEQMNGNPMHNFKYDDSYIIIDLVSSFLVLLAAIGITLKVIKLAGGKNQSIIDENARRRKRIRARITLLFRALLLVVVLIWPYLLNYNYNMISVWMSYSVLLSMGLAAISCMLSIILACINCSCLKKSCYKSIV; this is encoded by the coding sequence TTGAAGATAATTAGGAGAAAAGGAACTATAGCTGCAGTAGGTATAATCCTGCTGATCGTGATCATCACTACTATTGCCTGTTGGCATGGGATTGGAACTTTATTTGCATCAGGGAAATATGATAATGAGCAAAACATGGTGGAAACCATCATGGACAAAACAGCGACTCCAGGCGTAGCTATCGTATCATCCAAGCAGGGCAAGGCAGAATTTAAGGTATACGGCTACGCCGATGTTGATCAAAAAAAGCAGGTCACTGAAGAATCGTTGTTTGAATTGGGCTCGACCACCAAGGCGTTTACGGCTCTGGCTATAATTTTGTTACAAGAAGAGGGAGCCTTAGCTTATTCCGATTATATTTCAGATTATCTTCCATGGTTTGCGCCAACCTATAAGGGAGAGAAAACTAAGATTTCGATTAACCAGCTGTTGGTTCATACAAGCGGTATACCGTCATGGAGCATCAGGTTAATTCCAGAAGGTAGTACTGAGGAAATGCTTGGAACAACCATACATAAGATTTCAGGCATTACATTAGATACATATCCCGGGACTGAGCATCAGTATGCAACTGTTAATTATGATATTTTAGCAATGATTATTGAACAAGTTACAGGCATAAGCTATCAGGATTATGTGACTCAACACATTCTGGTTCCGCTGGGGATGACAGACAGTTATTTTTCATCAGGACAGGAAAAGAAACCGGATCAGCTTACCCAAGGCTATCGCGTGTTTTTTGGAAAAAGCTTAGCATATAATGCCCCCAGATATTACGGGAATATTGCTGCGGGATATTTGGTAACGAATATAAAGGATTTGGAGCATTGGATCAACGCCCAGATGGGAATAAGCGATGTACCGGATAATCTGAAGAACGCCATTCAACAATCCCATGAGGTTGACATCCGGGCAGCCGGATATGAAGCTAAGAACCAATACTATTCCTTCGGATGGAGCAATGACCGGGTCAACCGGGTGATCAGTCATAGCGGAAGTAACCCGAATTATTCCTCTCAGGTCATTATCGACCTGGAGCGGCAGGAGGCGGTATTCGTGCTCGCTAATTTGAATTCAACTGCACCCTCGCTGATTGCTAAGAATAAGTATGAGCAAATGAATGGGAATCCAATGCACAACTTCAAATATGACGATAGCTACATAATAATTGATTTGGTATCATCGTTCCTAGTCCTGTTAGCGGCTATTGGCATTACTCTAAAGGTTATTAAACTAGCCGGAGGGAAAAACCAAAGCATAATAGATGAAAATGCTAGACGCAGGAAAAGAATCCGGGCCCGTATTACTCTGCTCTTTAGAGCACTGCTGTTGGTAGTGGTGCTGATCTGGCCTTATCTGTTGAACTACAATTACAATATGATTAGCGTATGGATGTCCTATTCAGTATTGTTGTCGATGGGGCTTGCTGCTATTAGCTGCATGTTATCCATTATCTTGGCTTGTATCAACTGCTCATGCTTGAAAAAAAGTTGTTATAAGTCGATCGTCTGA
- a CDS encoding pectin acetylesterase-family hydrolase, with translation MKRKTGKWLKISLVALLALTLVGAGVVYAFVIKRPTQIAEYADTKPHKWNRVELGGNVRSSDGSEYYLLTKKGSSRNWIIFFSGGGVSWDAPSAASPMKITNILTGKDPGNYFANLPFYMLTLLDGIMADRPENPFREWNVAYIPYSTGDFHIGNRIAKYPEKDGSSLIVNYNGRNNVQSSLDWIYEHAVQPDKLLIAGESAGGFGSAFWAPEIAGHYKDAEIYQYSDSSFLYSDKWPGIVDNEWHADFKKNFGYPAAADLIGAAVRGNSRQMADGTVFLQSYSLYDEILTHFENKINDKAPVSSQSDAAAWSRRMTSAVRELAETLPNYVYFVTDDGLDAKKGTTSHTFATRDVLFKTEEDGVRLADWLDDIINKRQKYSVGGKLLSAPADEGERTEKKGAPEESVGTKGGE, from the coding sequence ATGAAGAGAAAAACCGGTAAATGGTTGAAAATTTCATTGGTGGCGCTGCTGGCCTTAACCCTGGTGGGAGCGGGTGTAGTGTATGCCTTTGTCATTAAACGGCCGACACAGATTGCCGAGTACGCCGATACGAAGCCTCATAAGTGGAACAGGGTAGAATTGGGCGGAAACGTCCGTTCAAGCGACGGCTCGGAATATTATCTGCTGACCAAAAAAGGGAGCAGCCGCAACTGGATTATTTTTTTCTCCGGCGGCGGGGTTAGCTGGGATGCCCCCAGCGCGGCTAGCCCGATGAAAATTACCAACATTCTCACGGGAAAAGATCCCGGCAATTACTTTGCAAATCTGCCTTTTTACATGCTGACCCTGCTGGACGGAATCATGGCGGACCGGCCGGAGAACCCCTTCCGGGAGTGGAATGTCGCATATATTCCTTATTCGACCGGCGATTTCCATATCGGCAACCGTATCGCCAAATACCCGGAGAAGGATGGCAGCAGCCTTATCGTGAATTATAACGGCAGAAATAATGTGCAAAGCAGTCTGGACTGGATTTACGAACATGCCGTTCAGCCGGATAAACTGCTGATTGCCGGAGAAAGCGCCGGCGGCTTCGGGTCGGCCTTCTGGGCGCCCGAAATCGCCGGGCATTACAAAGATGCCGAAATTTATCAATATTCGGACAGTTCTTTTTTATACAGCGACAAATGGCCTGGGATCGTTGATAACGAATGGCATGCCGATTTCAAGAAGAACTTCGGTTATCCGGCGGCTGCGGATCTGATCGGCGCGGCGGTTAGAGGCAATAGCCGTCAAATGGCGGACGGGACGGTCTTTTTGCAATCCTATTCTTTGTACGATGAAATCTTGACCCATTTTGAGAATAAAATCAACGATAAAGCCCCGGTCTCCAGCCAAAGCGATGCAGCCGCCTGGTCTAGAAGGATGACGTCAGCAGTCCGGGAATTGGCCGAAACCCTTCCGAATTATGTTTATTTTGTGACCGATGACGGGCTGGATGCCAAAAAAGGCACCACCTCGCATACCTTCGCGACCCGCGATGTCTTATTCAAGACAGAGGAAGACGGGGTGCGGCTGGCGGATTGGCTGGATGACATCATCAACAAACGGCAGAAATATTCCGTTGGCGGTAAGTTATTGTCTGCTCCGGCGGATGAAGGGGAACGGACGGAAAAAAAGGGCGCTCCAGAAGAGAGCGTTGGTACGAAAGGGGGAGAATAG
- a CDS encoding SMI1/KNR4 family protein, with product MGNIAAVWPAFIQAMSEQERRFPEFLNEPATEEELLEAEQQLGFPLPEEVEELYRIHNGQNHMYGIVFGLDFLSLTELCRKWNDWKELIDSEGPEGLEELGGLCTSAPPGAIQTVYANLRWIPLFYDGSGNAVGVDLDPGEQGSMGQIINFGRDEDNKLVLAPNLAAFIPRYLTAFAGEVEIEAEDDEDDIFFSLDAHAIDVWKRKAKEGAH from the coding sequence ATGGGCAATATTGCTGCGGTGTGGCCGGCTTTTATACAGGCCATGAGCGAACAGGAGCGGAGGTTCCCCGAATTTTTGAATGAACCGGCTACGGAGGAGGAATTGCTTGAAGCGGAACAGCAGCTCGGCTTCCCGCTTCCGGAGGAAGTAGAGGAATTATATCGCATACATAACGGACAAAATCATATGTACGGCATCGTATTCGGGCTCGACTTTTTGTCCCTGACTGAGCTGTGCAGAAAGTGGAATGACTGGAAAGAGCTGATTGATTCGGAAGGACCGGAAGGCCTTGAAGAACTGGGAGGCCTGTGCACCTCCGCTCCGCCGGGCGCGATCCAAACCGTATATGCCAATCTCCGCTGGATTCCCCTCTTTTACGATGGATCGGGCAATGCGGTTGGGGTCGATCTGGACCCCGGCGAGCAAGGAAGCATGGGCCAGATCATCAATTTCGGGCGCGACGAAGATAACAAACTGGTGCTGGCGCCGAATCTCGCCGCTTTTATCCCGCGTTATCTGACGGCATTCGCGGGCGAGGTTGAGATTGAGGCCGAAGACGATGAAGATGATATTTTCTTCAGCCTGGACGCCCATGCCATTGATGTGTGGAAACGCAAGGCAAAAGAGGGCGCACACTGA
- a CDS encoding GNAT family N-acetyltransferase yields MRIQNIEFKSLSLDDLRPGLLDSFNRFQRVTRAWRTVEGERKLVDAPFIDNWDAATKNEIIAEDFHTCIHNGGKVICAVHNGQIAAFAALLRELFGSAQQYADLMQLHVSTDFRHAGLGRSLFMMAAEQAEAWGAQKLYISAHSAEETQAFYRALGCVDAVEINAHHVALEPFDIQMEYVIGRDKNQRKTD; encoded by the coding sequence ATGAGGATTCAAAATATAGAATTTAAAAGCTTAAGCCTGGATGATTTGCGGCCGGGCCTGCTGGATTCCTTCAACAGATTTCAACGGGTGACCCGCGCCTGGCGCACAGTTGAAGGGGAGCGGAAGCTGGTCGATGCGCCGTTCATTGACAACTGGGACGCCGCAACCAAAAACGAAATCATTGCCGAGGATTTTCATACATGTATTCATAATGGGGGGAAGGTCATATGTGCTGTACATAACGGGCAAATCGCCGCGTTTGCCGCATTGCTGCGCGAGCTGTTCGGCAGTGCGCAGCAGTACGCGGATTTAATGCAGCTGCATGTCTCCACGGATTTCCGCCATGCCGGGCTTGGAAGAAGCTTGTTTATGATGGCGGCGGAGCAGGCTGAAGCGTGGGGCGCGCAGAAGCTGTATATCTCCGCGCATTCCGCAGAAGAAACACAGGCTTTTTACCGGGCGTTGGGCTGTGTTGATGCGGTGGAGATTAACGCGCATCATGTGGCGCTGGAGCCGTTTGATATACAGATGGAGTATGTGATTGGCCGGGATAAGAATCAGCGAAAAACAGACTGA
- a CDS encoding nitroreductase family protein, translating into MSTALALPLEETIKTRSSVRTYSRESIEQGTKEQIQWFIGTLGNPFSAEVHFKLLQTEQAANARKLGTYGVIKGAKDYIGASVTNGALALEALGYEFEHLVLYATSLGLGTCWMGGTFNRSEFAKAMDVREGQLFPVISPIGYAAGKRRLTENIVRKVAKSDQRMPWETLFFRESFNNPLTPAEAGDYAYPLEMTRLAPSASNKQPWRIIRDADGQTYHFYEYKARGYSDALGYDIQKVDLGIAACHFQLAAEDKNLPGAFRVLPLPLTNPPEHLHYLFSWTPC; encoded by the coding sequence ATGAGCACTGCATTGGCACTTCCGCTGGAGGAAACCATCAAAACCCGTTCCTCGGTCCGGACCTATTCCAGAGAAAGCATCGAACAAGGGACCAAAGAGCAGATTCAGTGGTTCATCGGCACATTGGGCAATCCTTTCTCGGCAGAGGTACATTTCAAGCTGCTGCAAACGGAGCAGGCCGCAAACGCGCGGAAGCTCGGCACCTACGGCGTTATCAAAGGCGCCAAAGATTATATCGGGGCTTCCGTGACCAACGGAGCACTGGCGCTGGAGGCGCTGGGCTATGAGTTTGAGCATTTGGTTTTATATGCGACCTCATTAGGGCTCGGCACCTGCTGGATGGGCGGAACCTTCAATAGAAGCGAATTCGCCAAAGCGATGGACGTGCGCGAAGGTCAACTGTTCCCGGTTATCTCTCCAATCGGTTATGCCGCCGGTAAAAGACGCTTGACCGAAAACATCGTCCGCAAAGTGGCCAAATCGGACCAGCGCATGCCTTGGGAGACACTTTTTTTCCGGGAATCCTTCAACAACCCCCTGACTCCCGCCGAGGCCGGAGACTATGCTTACCCCCTGGAAATGACGCGGCTGGCGCCGTCGGCTTCCAACAAGCAGCCCTGGCGGATTATCAGGGATGCGGACGGACAGACCTATCATTTCTATGAGTACAAGGCGCGGGGCTACAGCGATGCGCTTGGCTATGATATCCAGAAGGTAGACTTGGGCATTGCCGCCTGTCACTTTCAGCTTGCAGCAGAGGACAAAAATCTGCCCGGAGCATTTCGCGTGCTGCCTCTCCCGCTGACAAATCCGCCGGAGCATTTGCATTATCTTTTTTCCTGGACGCCCTGTTAA
- a CDS encoding RNA-guided endonuclease InsQ/TnpB family protein, whose product MMQSVTIKIRFFPSRSIELKLLSREYIRVINTLTEQAEKEGSFPKLTTKDVKAKLPSAVLNQAIRDAKSVFKKTKKEMKRPILRKPTYYINNQNYSIGNASIAFPIIVDNKAKKTIFPALLTERDQQFLQNAKCGLMRIVEKSGKWFAQVSLKIPTETTTGEQVIGIDFGLKVPAAVVTSEGKTRFFGNGRENKYMKRKFRSERKALGKKKKLCAIRKLDHKEQRWMKDKDHKVSRQIVNFAVENQVSVIHLEKLTNIRKTTRTSRKNEKNLHTWSFYRLAQFIEYKANMAGIKVEYVNPAYTSQKCPSCSTLNKAIDRKYSCPCGFHTHRDKVGAMNIIHAPVIGGNSQSA is encoded by the coding sequence CTGATGCAGTCCGTCACGATAAAGATAAGATTCTTTCCAAGTCGCTCCATCGAATTAAAGTTATTAAGTAGAGAATATATTCGAGTGATTAATACATTAACAGAACAAGCAGAAAAAGAAGGTTCATTCCCCAAACTCACAACGAAAGATGTAAAAGCCAAACTCCCTTCTGCTGTACTTAATCAAGCGATTCGTGATGCTAAAAGCGTATTTAAGAAAACGAAGAAGGAAATGAAGCGTCCAATATTAAGGAAACCAACCTACTATATCAATAACCAAAACTATTCCATCGGCAATGCCTCTATTGCTTTTCCGATCATCGTGGACAACAAAGCGAAAAAGACAATTTTTCCTGCACTTTTAACAGAAAGAGATCAACAATTTCTTCAAAATGCAAAATGTGGTCTTATGAGAATCGTTGAGAAATCAGGAAAATGGTTTGCTCAAGTTTCACTTAAAATTCCTACAGAGACAACCACAGGCGAACAGGTAATAGGCATTGATTTTGGATTAAAAGTCCCTGCTGCTGTCGTGACTAGCGAAGGAAAGACGAGATTTTTTGGGAATGGTAGAGAAAACAAATATATGAAACGCAAGTTCCGTAGTGAACGAAAAGCTTTAGGAAAGAAGAAAAAGCTATGTGCTATTCGTAAACTGGATCATAAAGAACAAAGATGGATGAAAGATAAGGACCACAAAGTAAGTAGACAAATTGTCAATTTTGCCGTGGAGAATCAAGTGTCTGTCATTCACTTAGAGAAGCTGACAAACATCAGAAAAACGACAAGAACAAGTCGTAAAAACGAAAAGAATTTACACACATGGTCATTCTATCGCTTGGCACAATTCATTGAATACAAAGCAAATATGGCAGGGATCAAAGTGGAATATGTGAATCCAGCGTATACATCGCAAAAATGTCCATCTTGCTCTACGCTAAATAAAGCGATAGATAGAAAATATTCGTGTCCATGCGGGTTTCATACGCATCGTGATAAAGTCGGTGCAATGAATATCATTCACGCACCTGTGATTGGTGGTAATAGTCAATCAGCCTAA
- a CDS encoding nucleotidyltransferase domain-containing protein, with protein sequence MDEHTKHKLLEKNERLINMVIERVKRDFPEDIAIIALSGSFVTGDFHEKSDLDLIIINNTDRGWEISSCFILEDVGYDLYCTPWNTRIEQQANLESPMVSSLIHMKVLYCAKPEFLERLKGYQQKALDELAKPIGQTSLARAQAYIRMAKQYYAEALLAEETGAVRYAAGNLALELFNAINCLNNTFFQQGIKRYLEELRPLKYLPHHFEQTYLDLVNARSVDELRSMAFRLLKNTTVLYDQMQAELVEPPVPTYDNLKGTYEELWSNQRNKVIASTQAKDKSYAFLTALSAQDFLDEMLVSRGTAKFDVMKHFSADALEAFQERFMGIMDEYLEEYKKAGREVARYESIDELTKSFMSGSV encoded by the coding sequence ATGGATGAACATACGAAACATAAACTGCTTGAAAAAAACGAACGGCTCATCAACATGGTCATTGAGCGCGTAAAACGTGATTTTCCGGAAGACATCGCCATTATAGCGCTCTCGGGCTCGTTTGTAACGGGTGATTTTCATGAAAAAAGCGACCTGGATCTGATCATCATCAACAATACCGACAGAGGCTGGGAGATATCGTCTTGCTTTATCTTGGAGGACGTTGGTTATGATCTATACTGCACTCCGTGGAATACGCGCATTGAACAGCAAGCGAATCTGGAAAGTCCCATGGTTTCTTCGCTTATCCATATGAAGGTGCTTTACTGTGCAAAACCCGAATTTTTGGAGAGATTGAAAGGTTATCAGCAAAAGGCGCTTGATGAACTGGCCAAGCCCATTGGCCAAACCTCCCTTGCCAGGGCACAGGCGTATATCCGTATGGCAAAGCAATATTATGCAGAAGCTTTGTTGGCAGAGGAAACCGGTGCTGTCCGTTATGCGGCAGGCAATCTGGCTCTTGAACTCTTCAACGCGATTAATTGTCTCAATAATACTTTCTTTCAGCAAGGGATCAAGCGATATCTGGAAGAACTGCGCCCCTTGAAATATTTGCCCCATCATTTCGAGCAAACTTATCTGGACCTGGTAAATGCCCGGTCGGTGGATGAACTCAGAAGTATGGCCTTCCGTCTATTGAAAAATACAACAGTGCTTTATGATCAAATGCAAGCCGAACTGGTTGAACCTCCGGTTCCAACCTATGATAATCTAAAAGGCACATATGAAGAATTGTGGTCCAATCAGAGAAATAAGGTCATTGCCAGCACACAGGCCAAGGATAAGTCATACGCCTTTCTTACCGCACTAAGCGCTCAGGATTTTCTGGATGAGATGCTGGTTAGCCGGGGAACCGCGAAGTTCGATGTCATGAAGCATTTCTCAGCGGATGCTCTGGAAGCTTTTCAGGAACGTTTTATGGGAATTATGGACGAATACCTTGAGGAATATAAAAAAGCCGGCAGGGAAGTTGCCCGCTATGAGTCTATTGATGAGTTAACCAAAAGTTTTATGAGCGGCAGCGTATAA
- a CDS encoding VOC family protein codes for MTLKISTQVYVKGSIEAADFYCSAFGLEKSLEIKNEAKNEYMHCELTLDGKLFMAVSEAPKNCDTGEKKSWQTMAFNVSDIGSEEAVRRAFDVLSNGGKVIDSLGPCDWNRYCANLIDKYGVFWWIAI; via the coding sequence ATGACCTTGAAAATTAGCACACAGGTTTATGTCAAAGGAAGCATAGAAGCTGCTGATTTCTATTGTAGTGCCTTTGGTTTAGAGAAAAGCTTGGAAATAAAAAATGAAGCGAAGAACGAATACATGCATTGCGAATTAACTTTAGATGGAAAGTTATTTATGGCTGTGAGTGAAGCACCAAAGAACTGTGACACGGGTGAAAAAAAGTCCTGGCAGACGATGGCATTTAATGTCTCTGACATAGGCAGTGAAGAAGCTGTTCGAAGGGCATTTGATGTATTGAGCAACGGGGGGAAGGTTATTGATTCTTTGGGTCCATGCGACTGGAACAGGTATTGTGCAAATCTGATTGATAAATATGGCGTGTTTTGGTGGATAGCCATTTAA
- a CDS encoding contact-dependent growth inhibition system immunity protein, translating into MDLKDIDFKKCLDELESTDWGDAPIHSTGLIIKVHELRKLPLEYWTNEDLRLMILQQISLEYLVPIALYRLARNPFNSGELYVGDLLYTIVRIEEDFWKQHSRLHYELDSIIDSLKVEIETFTEIISHYKQSYE; encoded by the coding sequence TTGGACTTAAAAGATATAGATTTCAAAAAGTGTCTGGATGAACTTGAGAGTACGGATTGGGGAGACGCCCCAATTCATTCAACAGGATTAATTATAAAAGTACATGAATTAAGAAAGCTGCCCTTAGAATATTGGACTAATGAAGATCTCAGACTAATGATACTTCAGCAAATTTCACTTGAATATTTAGTGCCCATTGCATTGTACAGACTTGCCAGGAATCCATTTAATTCAGGGGAATTATATGTGGGCGACTTGTTATATACAATTGTTAGAATTGAGGAGGATTTTTGGAAGCAACATAGTAGGTTGCACTATGAACTAGATAGCATAATAGATTCATTAAAGGTTGAGATAGAAACGTTCACTGAAATTATAAGCCATTACAAGCAGAGCTATGAATAA